The proteins below are encoded in one region of Triticum aestivum cultivar Chinese Spring chromosome 1B, IWGSC CS RefSeq v2.1, whole genome shotgun sequence:
- the LOC123138551 gene encoding uncharacterized protein, with translation MEEQSTTPYRLLLLFAPMALCLSNPPPSSKIALKAPVPPLPNRSFLFPPPRLPALQVALLRGPPPGRVQSSSAPSAPPTDGFPTPPSSREEAVAQARSCLATALRKPLNNSLPARKLKKQQRQPRFRAEIPVVDDSPGSLARLAFDVFSGLGVSRKGSPARLLLVWPSAEDLAVAVREFKNWGDTSALAHAQLDSVAPDALSACDAAVFLSPGRSQVEKLRAAVNALDPRPAVLFNPGWSYEVEEEGFGGIAKGFVGSFNVVYSFMGLEVKGLLSKKKGVLLRCVEGGRFGGESWVLMMEGEEKEPELKVVSRMKRRPTVGEVENMMYNLMAANSPVTKSARFLRELVSNVTGRKGKQ, from the coding sequence ATGGAGGAGCAGAGCACCACACCTTATCGTCTTCTTCTCTTGTTCGCGCCAATGGCGCTCTGCCTCTCgaaccctcctccctcctccaagaTCGCACTCAAAGCTCCAGTACCGCCACTCCCGAACCGCTCGTTTCTCTTCCCGCCACCGCGCCTGCCTGCTCTCCAAGTTGCCCTCCTCCGCGGTCCGCCGCCGGGGCGCGTCCAGTCGTCGTCGGCACCGTCGGCCCCGCCGACGGACGGCTTCCCGACGCCACCATCGTCGAGGGAGGAGGCGGTCGCGCAGGCCAGGTCGTGCCTGGCCACGGCGCTGCGCAAGCCGCTCAACAACTCGCTCCCGGCGCGGAAGCTCAAGAAGCAGCAGCGGCAGCCCCGGTTCCGCGCCGAGATCCCCGTGGTCGACGACTCGCCGGGCTCCCTCGCGCGCCTCGCCTTCGACGTCTTCTCGGGCCTCGGCGTGTCCCGGAAGGGCTCGCCGGCGAGGCTGCTCCTCGTGTGGCCCTCCGCGGAGGACCTGGCGGTGGCCGTGCGCGAGTTCAAGAACTGGGGGGACACGTCGGCGCTGGCGCACGCGCAGCTGGACTCGGTGGCGCCGGACGCGCTGAGCGCCTGCGACGCCGCCGTGTTCCTGTCGCCGGGCCGGTCGCAGGTGGAGAAGCTGCGCGCGGCCGTCAACGCGCTGGACCCCAGGCCGGCGGTGCTGTTCAACCCAGGGTGGAGctacgaggtggaggaggaggggtTCGGCGGCATCGCCAAGGGCTTCGTGGGCTCCTTCAACGTGGTGTACTCCTTCATGGGGCTGGAGGTGAAGGGGCTGCTGAGCAAGAAAAAGGGGGTGCTGCTCCGGTGCGTGGAGGGCGGCAGGTTCGGCGGGGAGAGCTGGGTGCTCATGATGGAGGGCGAGGAGAAGGAGCCGGAGCTGAAGGTGGTGTCGCGGATGAAGCGGCGGCCGACGGTCGGCGAGGTGGAGAACATGATGTACAACCTCATGGCCGCCAACTCGCCGGTGACCAAGTCCGCCAGGTTCCTCAGGGAGCTCGTGTCCAACGTGACGGGAAGGAAGGGGAAGCAGTGA
- the LOC123138562 gene encoding uncharacterized protein, with amino-acid sequence MGLFSWWRGSRRGSPEQAPSQQPAKGAGGAQAQVAVPGTHGAVEVLRQRQRQPDATVFEFGSAAESGTAVTLAGYCPVSDELEPCRWELVPATGEGAPQFRIVF; translated from the coding sequence ATGGGGCTCTTCTCGTGGTGGAGGGGCTCCCGCCGCGGCTCGCCGGAGCAGGCCCCGAGCCAGCAGCCGGCGAAGGGAGCGGGAGGCGCGCAGGCCCAGGTGGCCGTCCCCGGCACCCACGGGGCGGTGGAGGTgctgcggcagcggcagcggcagccggACGCGACGGTCTTCGAGTTCGGGTCGGCGGCGGAGTCGGGTACCGCCGTCACGCTCGCTGGCTACTGCCCCGTCTCCGACGAGCTCGAGCCGTGCCGCTGGGAGTTGGTGCCCGCCACCGGCGAGGGCGCCCCGCAGTTCCGCATCGTGTTCTGA
- the LOC123138569 gene encoding 22.3 kDa class VI heat shock protein, translating to MPRRAIEVRADGAAPKWCMSLLENTFTAFLKSPGADADAKAVFAEGSLFSPYLFGKFFDPADAFPMWEFESDVLLAALRRGARTTVDWAENDCEYCLRADIPGGRKCDVEVSGDGAKVVDVSGLWRAPPADGRDWRAGRWWEHGFVRRVELPEDADGGRVEAYFDDGAGSLEIKVPKRSSDAHQQA from the exons ATGCCGCGGCGAGCGATCGAGGTCCGGGCCGACGGCGCGGCGCCCAAGTGGTGCATGTCGCTGCTGGAGAACACCTTCACGGCGTTCCTCAAGTCCCccggcgccgacgccgacgccaaGGCCGTGTTCGCCGAGGGGTCCCTGTTCAGCCCCTACCTCTTCGGCAAGTTCTTCGACCCGGCCGACGCGTTCCCCATGTGGGAGTTCGAGTCGGACGTGCTGCTCGCCGCGCTCCGCCGCGGCGCCAGGACCACCGTCGACTGGGCCGAGAACGACTGCGAGTACTGCCTCAGAGCCGACATACCAG GTGGAAGAAAGTGCGACGTGGAGGTAAGCGGCGACGGCGCAAAGGTGGTGGACGTGAGCGGGCTATGGCGGGCGCCGCCGGCGGACGGCCGGGACTGGCGCGCCGGCCGGTGGTGGGAGCACGGCTTCGTGCGGCGCGTGGAGCTGCCGGAGGACGCCGACGGGGGCAGGGTGGAGGCCTACTTCGACGACGGTGCTGGGTCGCTGGAGATCAAGGTCCCCAAGAGGAGCAGCGACGCGCACCAACAAGCCTGA